The following is a genomic window from Bombina bombina isolate aBomBom1 chromosome 3, aBomBom1.pri, whole genome shotgun sequence.
GTTTCAGGAGCCTCCTATGCCAGCATATAGGAGAAGTAAGAATGTAAGGGACAAGCTGacattggcccttaaaaggggtGTAGACAAACGTTTATTTCAAATCCACGGATGGGTAGTTACCCCTGTTTAGGGTGCTGCAAttgtaacaacatgattaaaggAGATGTTTTTGTTCACCCATTAACTGGGAAAAAATTCAGGATCTCTGGCTTTTATACGTGTAACACTGATTTTATTATATACTTAAGTGCCCCTGTTCAAAAATGTATATTGGGGAGTCAACACGTAGAGCCAGTGATCGAATGAATGAGCATAAATCCAACATCCGTAGGAAGAATATGGATGCCccagtgtccaatcattttttacaAGCTGGTCATTCTATCTCTCAACTCAGATTCCATATTATTGAGCACATTAGGAGACCTAGACGGGGGGCGATAGGATAAAAATGCTTAAATCCagggagactttctggatttaTACCCTACAGTCTATGGCACCAATAGGAATGACTAAAGAGATAGATTGGGGTGTTACTCTGTAGAACAAACTAGTTTAGAAGTTGCTTACGTACTGAGGTGGTGATATACTATATCTGATTATGTTTGATTATAGATGGTTGTTATTATTAGAACATGtaatgttgaattttttttttaataattatagatatgtttttaatcaAGGATATAGGTTTTCCGGGTCCTAATGGGTTAAAGAAGATTTCACTCTGTTGAGGCCACTAGAGGGGGGGTGTAAATTTTGTATATGGATGAGAATTGTTGATACACCTGAACAGGTAATTAGACCCCTCCCCTTTGGAAAGGGTATAAATTGTGTACAAGGAGGGTGTAatttacaacatgattaaggtcattgaTTGACCGAAACTTCGTTttttgtaagctgtgatgtctcacaaataaagatACCTTGATGCATTaataaggtgctgctgttttttgcTATTCTGTGTAAACAGACACTCTTAGGTTACTCCTGCTCCCTCTCTCGCAATTATCCTGAATAGTCTGTTTGGTCAGGTCAGCCTTCCATCTCCTCTGGACAAGGTTTTCTTAAAAACAAGTCAATATCTCTGTATTTGACAAACCGTAATGAAACTCACAAATGTTTATAGAATAATGGACTTGCTGGGACCATTATTGAATAACATTTGGATATTTGTGGACATGCCACATCTATCAATAATATACATATTAGAATATTTCAACTATGTGTGGGACCTTAAAAAGATTGGGCAAAATAACtatgaattattttgttaaagtacaaaaacttcagaaTAAGCAATTATGTATTAACAATACTAGGAAAtagatacatattaatatatatatatatatatataaacagctggTATTGATTAGAACTTTCACCATCTTAGACATCTGCCAGGGTGTAAGGAATCACATGTAACATAAAGTAGAAGTACGATCCGCAATCACTGGACTTGAATACAAATAAATCTTTtattaaattatgacattttggggccAATTTGCCCCTTCCTTGAAGATTgtacttctaatatatatatatatatatatatatatatatatatatatatatatatatatatacacacacaatgccttgcaaaagtattcacccccccccccccttggcattttccgtgttttgttgcctcacaacctggaattaacatggattgtttgaggatttgcataatttaatttacagaacatgcccacaactttgaagatgtttttttttttttattgtgaagcaaacaacaaataggacaaaataacagaaaagtcattgtgcataactattcacccccctaaagtcaatactttgtagagccaccttttgtggcaatcacacctccaagtcactTTGGATAAGTCTCTGTGAGCTTGCCACaacttaccactgggatttttgcccattcctccttgcaaaactgttccagctCCGTCAAGTTGGATGagttgcgcttgtgaacagcaatctttaaatctgaccacagattttctattggattgaggtctgggctttgactagcagtgtgtttggggtaactgtcctgctggaaggtgaacctccgtcctagcctcaaatcacgcacagagtggtacaggttttgctcaagaatatccctgtatttagcaccatccatctttccctcaactctgaccagtttcccagtcccggctgctgaaaaacatccccacagcatgatgctgccaccaccatgtttcactgtggggatggtgttctttgggtgatttaatgtgttgggtttgcgccagacatagcgttttctttgatggccgaaaagttcaattttagtctcatcagaccagagcaccttcctccatacattttgggagtctcccacatgccttttcgcaaactcaaaacgtgccattttgttttttgctgaaagtaatggctttcttctggacaCTCTgctataaagcccaactctatagagcgtacggcttattgtcgtcctatgtacagatactccagtctctgctgtggaactctgcagctcccccagggttaccctaggtctctgtgctgcctctctcattaatgccctccttgcccggtccgtgagttttggtgggcagccgtctcttggcaggtttgctgttgtaccatgttctttccatttggttatgacagatttgatggtgctcctggggatcatcaaagatttggatatttttttataacctaaccctgacttgtacttctcaacaacattgtcccttacttgtttggagagttccttggtcttcatggcagtgtttggttaggggtgcctcttgcttaggtgttgcagcctctggggcctttcaaaaaggtgtgtatatgtaatgacaggtcatgtgacacttagattgcacacaggtggacatcatttcactaattatgtgacttctgaaggtaattggttgcaccagagctttttatgggcttcataacaaaggggatgaatacatacgcacatgccaattttctgttttctatttctaaaaaatagttttatgtatctatttttctcatttcacttcaccaacttagactattgtgttctgacccatcacataaaattcagattaataaaacattcaacttaaggctgtaatgtaacaaaataggtaaaacgTCAATTGGGGTGAATTCTTTTGCAAGGCAtagtatatatatagcatatatacatgtaGCAAACTATAGTTTATAGCCAGCTAATTATTCTAGTATTATCTAAGGCAAAATGGTGTTGATAACTCTATAAAAACAGTATAACAGGTTTATAACTGACACTTAAAATTGACAGGACATGTAAAAGAAGAACAAGTGCAACCTGACCAGGTCTCTCATTTCAACTCATTCGCTCCAGACTCTCCAAACAACTTCTCTCTAATGGCAAAATATGGAAGCATATACAAAACTCTTGTTGTAAGTAATGTAGGGGGGACTCTAGGGTGATAAAACGGCTTTTAGGTTCAGACCATTTAATAAATAAACAATTGCAAGGAGTGTACTTTTGGAGAGTAACTTATGTAAATGAGACACTCTGTGGAGGCAATATCTGAAAATTGGCTTTAACAAAtaaggagttatatatatatatatatatatatatatatatatgcctcagtATAAGTTAAAAATATCCTAAACTTATTTTATATTACTCAGGACTCTTTGTGACATGGTGAAGGGCACTTTAAATAAGAATTACTAGTCCTACATCTAAGTCGTGAGGAGCTTTATTCAATCTGTACAGCAGAGATATCGGGACAATCTTCTCCTCCAACACTCCTCTTCCACTgcggtggatatatatatatattttgatgtgcAAATCTAAAATTTCCAAGTGTATTGCATGTGCGCAAGATAAAATAATTATTCCATATATTGTCAAACATGGGGAAAAGGCAGGGTTTGcactttatcaacaccctttgtGTGATGACTTTGTTGTGTCCATTTTTCtgccaaaataaagtgcaaaacctgTAGTTATGGGATTAGATCACTGAATTCATTGCTGCCCATGCATCATACAAGTGATTTGCCTGCTATCTACTCTGATCCATTCTAAACTTTTCCCTAGATGGAAATGGTGTTATCACCCGGATTGTGATTATTCAGAAATTGAAAAATACAGGAGCCAAAAAAGTAGATAAGATAGATTAGAAAAAATGGGATTGACCAATTTGTTGGAAACAATGCTCaagatgtgcatgctcctgatcctacctagatatgctcttcaataaaggataccaagacaatgtagTCAATATAATTACTCTATCTGAGTCTAATAATTACTTTTATGTCCTTTGAATGCCTCAGGAAACATTTAAAATACAGGAAACAAAATAAAGACAAGTTTTTTATTGCTCATGTTAACAATTCTCAAATGTgattaaattcagtttttttttttgttttttgcttttttaaaatattttttattaaggttgaaGGTAAGGCTTAAAAACCAAATGTGTCAGTACATTTTATACACAGATAATTGTATCTAGACATATCCTTAACAGGCATTAAACAACATCGATAAAACTTATTCAACTGACAttatgtaaaataagaataaacataACAAGCCTGTTGTACATTGAGCCCTCCCTTAGGCGcatgaggtcacttttggacctcctgGAACTATCAAAAACACACAACTACAGAGGGCTATCTGGGATGGTgtgagactactcttgagtctcaaaTGAGAaccttatttttagttattttatatgCTATGAGTATCAAAGCATTACTGATCAATATCAGAGAAGGAAACTGTGCTACTTTCTTATAAAATATGACTCTCATCTAATTATGACAGACAACTTTCAATAAAGCTTATTATAAAACCGGGAGCTGGTCTATGTCGCTAGTGCTGGGTTGTTGGACTGAGAGAGCTGCTAGGTAGCATAGGGAAGTAAAAGTAAATACATAGGCCAATAAGGACCTTTATTAAAACATAGGGAATTTTAACTATTATTCAAATATCCCACTATCCTGGATTCCTTTTTAATTTAGAGTGTCCCATTGCCTCGGCCGTAGACAATGAGGGACTGGTTTAACATAACATTAGGGGTGTGCCTAGAGATAGAAATGGAATGAGTCAGAATAGAGTAGAAGACCCAAAAGTGTGATGGGGCGTTCACATAGAGCAGGCATTACATGAAGAACCATAAACATCCTAATCGGTTATCAATAAATTGCATAATGACAGTTCTTCCAAACTGAAACTATAACAGAGGCATTCACATCATATATAACACATTGGTTCTAAGGTGGTATAactcatatacattttttttgtttttaaaaactaaacctagaacAGTGACATTTGCATAGTACGACAATGATTCTAGGGTGTGACTTCTATATAGCGAGGTCTAACTAGGATCTGTAAAGCAGCTTATCtcaatattgtttaaataaaagtCCATTTCTATTGTGTCCCAGGTGTTACAGAGTGTCCGCTATGCGAAGATAGTTCAACCAGGGCCAGGGTGAGAAATATATGGATCAGCAATATACAGAGCTTAATGTTAGCCTGTCACAAATATACAGTGCCCCAGTTATCCCAGTGATATCATAAGCAGTAAAATAACTATGGTTAAATTCCCTTTGTATATATAAATTAGCTCTATTACTGACACCTAATCACAGCTATATATTATCCCATAGAACtcatctgcatatatatatatatatatatatatatatatatatatataaataaaaaaaaaggaataggaATAAACTATGGCCCAAAAAGTCACAAACGTCCAACATGGGGCAGCGTGCAAACTAACCACAATAGGGTGGGCAGAAAGGGTTCCGTAAAGTTAGCCAACTCCAGATCGTCTAAGGCACACCATAGGGGTTATTGGAAACAGTAGAATTTGAATACCTAGGAGGATAGTAGAATTCCGTGAGGCCTGAGAGTTCAAGGGGCACAAAGAAACAGCCACTGATTCAGTTACCTCTTTGATGTAGCCATCTTCGGTTTGTGCATTAGAAACGCTAGCTGACCGTCTTTTACCTGATCGCTCCCCTGTTGTAGATGGTGCTCTTGAATTCGGGGGAAAAGCATCGGTAAAGGTATTATTCTATGCCCAAACTTCTCTTACTTGCTTTGCTGATACACATTACAAAGGATGGCTGGGCTAACTGAAGATAATTGGCGGTTTATCTCTAAATTCAGTTTTTTAAAACACTTGTATGTATgcaaaattatgttttgtttttacaaattaaacaaacacaattttttatCACTTTGATACCCACAGACTGATGAATCCAAAAACTCCATACTGGGACATAAAGCTATGTCAGTTGCCAGCCATGTAGCAAAATCATTTTACATTTCTAGCTGCTCAAGATCATAACTCACATAAAGGTAATAATCACAGACCCAGAGAAACGAACAAAACCTTCTCATCACTAGAGGATTTTTGAAATACCTTCTGTAAGTTCTGCAGTCTAGCTGGCTTAATTATTTGTCAAGCCATTATGTATGTTTTATTAAAAGGACACAACTTGTCTACACGTGGCCTTCTTAGTATGTGAATTTAATACACAGTTTCTGGTGAGCAAATTATAAACATTTCAATACCTTTATGACagcactgattttttattttttttacatttaaagataAGGGTAAGAACATAGGGCATTATTTGTGTATAAGAAATCCATTGAGAGGTTTTAGGTCAATGCTTCCATGAAATAATGAATTTATGGGGCTAAGCGCTTTTTGCTCATCAACCATTGTACAAAGTCTCTTGCCTTGATTTTGTCCATGTACCTTGTTAAATCACTGGAGAAAGTCCCTTCAGAGTGTCGCTTTATATTTGCTGTAAAACTTTGAGAATGGTATTCTTGCCAACTGCAAACACAGAATAAAGATTGCTTGGTAAATTCTACATATAAGACAACATTACTAACAAACCAGGAGAACAAATAAGCTTAACAATATGGAACTTCAGGagagtcaataaatataatatggcaGTGTAAGTGatttctttgcttttttatttcTAAACTATTCCAGTTTATTTGATGAACAGTTTTTTAGGAACATACAAATTACTTTAATTAGAAAACAATGTGGCAGAAAAATCTAGTTGAAAACATAAAACTCAAGGAAGAAAGTgcagtttttttcttaaagggaatgAAAagatttttaaattgtaatatcaAATAGTttattatgcatagaaaaacaagtTTGCAATAATCTTGCATTATTTGTTTTGCCTCTTTCCTATAATTTAACAAACAGTTTTCCAATTCTGAGGATCAGAAGTTGACACCGAAGACTTCCCAAGCTTAACCCTGCTACACAACTTTCCCTAATTGGCCTTGGTATAAATTATCAGATAAGGATCTGCAAAACAAGGAAAGTTTGTTAACAAAATTATAGTAACTAGCTGAGTCTATTCAATTAATAGATTAAGGACCCATGTACTAAAGGTCTTaaggacaaggttctcaacttgagaacctgtctaCCAGACTTTGCATCAAACGGGCAGCAGACCCTGTATGTCCACTGCTTGGATGTATCATGACATTTCTCTTCATTGGTTGtacaagagaagggcctgtcaatcaccctccAGTGACTGTTAACAGTGATTTCAATACGCaatctcagaggtggcagatattgtatctaagcctctgcagattgcccccttatctcagttcttttgacagactttaattttagccaatcagtgttgactcctggTTAACTCcacgggcgtaagcacaatgttatctatatggcactcatgaactaaagccctctagctgtaaaaaattgtcaaatgcattcagataagaggcggccttcaaaggcttagatattagcatatgagcctacctaagtttagctttcaactaagaataccaagagtacaaagcaaatttgatgataaaagtaaattggaaagttgtttaaaattgtatgccctatctgaatcatgaaagttaaatttcaatttgactatccctttaatataatgttttttttctgcaaTCTCTTTATGATTAACAGATTTGTACTTTTTCTGCAATCCCTTTATGATTAACATGTGTGCACTAAGTAATATAACTTTGTGAGGTTTATTTATGAATTagtcatgatttatttatttttatccactAGGGGGAGAACAATCatgtaaaaatattttcaaacaccaGCACTATGTGTATTGCTGAGTATACTATTGCTGAGAAAATAAAAAGAATGCActgtaaaactaaaaataaaagcaaatgaaAAATTCAAAAAAGAGTCATCCAGaaagaataataattattatgatatataaatgtatgtatttgaaAATTCATTGTGAGAGACAGCAAAAATTATAAAGCACATAACTTTAAAATGAGATTGTTTTTAAACATGTTCTTGTCTGCCAAGTGAAAGGCAAGCATTTAAACAAGTTACATTaaagtaaaatctgtttaaatctaaaattaaactaataccTCAATATCATATTTGTTCACTGCACCAATAAGGATAAGCAGATTTACCTATCGttcaatgagcattagtaacaaATTCATAACAGCCAATGAACACTAGGGGGAACTACTAGTTGGGAAGTACACAAATAATACTACTGTTTTCAGTAATAAAAATAGTCAAATGCTGTTCCTACAAATGGATGAAAACATTTTTTAGtacacatgtccctttaaatttacatttttattagttTCTTACCTGGTTTCATCAGAACAGTCAGCTATTAACATCTGCAGGCTGTTTGGTGCCACCATTAAGATCAACGCTCCTGCAAGACAGATGAGTACTAAATGATTCATCTTTTATCCTGATGAGAAAAAACATcaaatggtggttatgattttataGAGTTAATGAACATACACATAGCATAGCACTGCCAGGTACTAAACATACTGATCATTTTTACATGAATCTTTCTACCCACATAAAACAGctcaaattaaaggggcagtaaagtcaacattaaccttcatgatttagatagaggatgcaattttaagc
Proteins encoded in this region:
- the LOC128652046 gene encoding glucagon-1-like translates to MNHLVLICLAGALILMVAPNSLQMLIADCSDETSWQEYHSQSFTANIKRHSEGTFSSDLTRYMDKIKARDFVQWLMSKKRLAP